atatgtacgtaagtgtctatatatattataatttataatatacgtaatatgcaAGATGTAACGGATGACAAATCATTGTGAGGGCCAACGAGGGTTTTTTTTAGTTCGGttgttataattgttaccttacCTATATATCCACGCATGAcgtgttgtatattatgtataatatgtgaagtACTGAAATGTGGACCTTCTCCTGTCAGAGGTTCAAACTATAACCATGgaacaattttatacaaaaatgtaattcaagtattatactgaaaaaaaaaacaaaaaaaagttaaatcgATTATGATATCTAAATCATTGccgtgtaaatttaaaaaaagtacctatatcgaaattgtttttattattctctaaaattatgttatggtgaacatgataaaataaattacgtgcACCTAAatctaccaatataatattcgtgaaattgtattaatttattcaaatattaatctTTGCAGttgacacatattataataggtattatgattattattattattgatcaagtataaatactaaaaaacaatactatattGATTAGACTTACTTATAatcaatattctataatattttatacaagatGATTCTTTTAGAGGCAAGCACTCATTTTctcaaaaattttaacttttttagaattattaaattatatttcaaaatttaaaaatcgagattcaaattagtaggtatagttaattagcagggcttaaaaccggtaAGCGGTTTGTAACGAAAACTGGTAAAAAACGTAAATTTGAGAACCGAAAACCGGTAACCGCATTTAGTTTTTGAATGCTGGAAGCGGTTATTGGTTATCGGTAATCAAGGTAANNNNNNNNNNNNNNNNNNNNNNNNNNNNNNNNNNNNNNNNNNNNNNNNNNNNNNNNNNNNNNNNNNNNNNNNNNNNNNNNNNNNNNNNNNNNNNNNNNNNNNNNNNNNNNNNNNNNNNNNNNNNNNNNNNNNNNNNNNNNNNNNNNNNNNNNNNNNNNNNNNNNNNNNNNNNNNNNNNNNNNNNNNNNNNNNNNNNNNNNNNNNNNNNNNNNNNNNNNNNNNNNNNNNNNNNNNNNNNNNNNNNNNNNNNNNNNNNNNNNNNNNNNNNNNNNNNNNNNNNNNNNNNNNNNNNNNNNNNNNNNNNNNNNNNNNNNNNNNNNNNNNNNNNNNNNNNNNNNNNNNNNNNNNNNNNNNNNNNNNNNNNNNNNNNNNNNNNNNNNNNNNNNNNNNNNNNNNNNNNNNNNNNNNNNNNNNNNNNNNNNNNNNNNNNNNNNNNNNNNNNNNNNNNNNNNNNNNNNNNNNNNNNNNNNNNNNNNNNNNNNNNNNNNNNNNNNNNNNNNNNNNNNNNNNNNNNNNNNNNNNNNNNNNNNNNNNNNNNNNNNNNNNNNNNNNNNNNNNNNNNNNNNNNNNNNNNNNNNNNNNNNNNNNNNNNNNNNNNNNNNNNNNNNNNNNNNNNNNNNNNNNNNNNNNNNNNNNNNNNNNNNNNNNNNNNNNNNNNNNNNNNNNNNNNNNNNNNNNNNNNNNNNNNNNNNNNNNNNNNNNNNNNNNNNNNNNNNNNNNNNNNNNNNNNNNNNNNNNNNNNNNNNNNNNNNNNNNNNNNNNNNNNNNNNNNNNNNNNCAATGCGATATCTCCAGATAATATATCTTAAACTTTAAAAGCTCTCTAAAATTTCCTTCGTTCTCTAATGGGTTATCAGATAGATCATTAACGCTTCCATCATCGCGATGACCATGTAAAGCAATATTTTGCCGCCCGAGAAAAATCAAACTTTCAACTATAGGTTTTAGTCTAGAtctattttcattaacttgtttTAGGCGCTGTGAATTTATTTGGTTTACTACTTCTAGCTCTGGATTATTATACGACTTTATTgataacggttttaagccctgtaataattagtaaattataagtaggtcgtatataaagtttaaatggGCAAAATTGAGAGAGGTGTATAGCAGTGGCGTAaacatgatttctgaaaggggggatcaaaaaaaaaacgatacatCTAAATGGGAGGGGGAAATTGGAAAATCCCCCACCCTCTCAAAGCTTTTTACTAAGGTAATAAAAAGCCAATCAGGTGGGAGGTTCTGACGCCTCGTCCCCCCTTTGTATATGCCCCTGAGGTATAgagataaattacaaaatgttggtTCATTACGACACTACTCCGTCCCTCCAAAGCTATAAAGAATATTctgatttaaaatactaaatcaaAAATGCAGTCtgtggtttaaaaaatataggtagtaaaataatttccaaaaacGTTGACACTTTTTGAGAAAATGAGTGATCATCTTTTAAACTTAAAGAATCATCAAATTTATTGACTTCTTTTACATAATGTGTAgcgtatacttatatatacaagtAGGTAGAGGtagttctaaaatatataataataattgagtcATTTTTGcaacttacaataatattatattatataatataatatatcacattacaaataaaatgtcttAATTTTCCTAGTAGGTaaagcaatataaaaatgttcaactacaTTTAGCTATCTTAGATAGAATTCATGATTATTGACCAGTGCACGTGCAGTGAAAATAAAGAATACctacgtaaatacgtaattattttgaaacgactattaaatacaaattgttgtaagtacctatctatatattataagtaacctATCTACTGGGTCAGGGGTGGACTAAGACGCAGTCGGCccactatttgaaaaaaaaaatacggctCTACACTATTACAACCTAAACCGATCTTAATCATGATTGTATTGGGTATTTGGGTCACTGGCAAcagccatatttttttttttacatattatcaagttaaaacaaatttttcgatattccaaaacaatatatttttttatatacttcgatatattaaaatcaaattttggatgAGTACTTTAATATGGGTTTATAACCACGAGCTCGGATTTAAATACCttacaatttaggtaggtatccaaaaatgttttaaaaatagcaaaaatgctctaaaatatgcatttatggcaacaatgtccttaaaaaatgtaggtatccCAATTTTTTTCCCAAAATGTCAAGTTCATTCACAGGACTAAAGGTCTAAAATGTGAATAAACATAGTAAACAAATAGTTGATAATTTACTGGatacaacaaataaaaccaGTTAATGAACACCGTTCAATTAGTGTATTTTTGTCGATTAAAAACACCAGTGCTTGAAcagcatttaaaaaattataaaaataagaaaaaccaattcaatatatgtattaaaagatTAACTCtttcgaaaataaataattatcttgtCTAAACATTTATCGATAAAATTCAAAACGTTAATaggcaacaaaattaaaaaaaagaagaaaactaaacaacaaaaaaatacttaaattgaaTATCACTCGgacaaaaaaaatcgaaaatatccgcCGATTTGccgtgtaaaaccaccttgggtaggcctcggaattaaacaaagttgttaaaaataacataatcgGCTAGCGCTACGCtcgaacaaaaaaatcaaaaaaacaccAAACATGAGTTCCTCCGTGCAACATTTTAGTAGTGTTGCgcacatgcgtataaacgtaaaatcgcaaactttggatagctataacttccaaaataatggtttccgcaaaCAGTATCGAAATCAGCGTTAGAACCAcacattttgaagaaaaaaaattttaaaatattcaattctaagtattttttttttttttaatgcgcataacaaaaaaaatgtagtttttgaaatttttgtatCAATAACTTgaaacttcaaaacgaagtttgtccgggcttttttttttacattcttataaagcaCCCTAAATtcacattttggaaaaaaaaaatttgataaatcgaTAGGTTGGTAAACCAGTTatgccaaaaacaaaaataatggaatACATTTCCATGCAAAAccagtaggtatattttgacataaccaattttgtttttttattaaattataaaataataaattgtaggtcAGTGGCATAGCTATGGTCTCAGGCCAGTGGGccagtgcccccccccccctattggCGGTTTCAAAACATggaaacaacataaaaataaactattattgttaattgttgagtactttttaaaaaatattttggctttgGCCCTCCCCCTCTGGCCACTATTTTAAAATCCCGGCTACGCCACTACTGTAGGTAATAGAAGATAGAAATATATAAGATTCCTCAAGAGTTGTTCttacagaaattaaaataaatataatataagtataggtaccatattgTGTCTATGAAAACAGGGTAggctgtataattaaattacccatATTACTCAATACCCTAaaggtacatatttttgaattatgtttGCAGGATATGAAATTAGACCATTGGATCATCAATTTCCCTCAGtcagaataattatatatgtataaggtaCTGAGTAATGAAGGTAACTGAGTTATAGAGTATTAGAGTGCACCCAGTTTCTGCGgacacacaatattttaaaatatattgtaaattcgGTTTCATAAGtgttataagttaaatttttttaatgaaaatggaaaaaaaattagcattaagacaaatacattttttaagattatgaatgaataaaaaagaaatacagTGGtctatatcattaaattacaaAGCTTTTAAAGTACTGCCAGTTAGGGATCTGTATaagttatatagtattttattggtCTCTAATACATGTAATTTAACTAAGCAAGTAAATAAAAGAGATTTTTTAGCATATGACACTACTATACTTTACACAAATAAAGAATTTGGTAAGAAATTTGAAGATTACTTGGGTCCAATTTTTTACAATTCCTTACctttggaattaaaaaaaatatattgttaactgtaaagacttgaaaaataatagtatgtatgtaaagaaaattattaaaaattggttattaaataaatgtgattttaaatcaatgtaatatttttgtattagtgataatattaaatttatgtttttggtgttttgtactttttatattcAGTTCCTTTTCTTTTgagatttgtatttatttttgaagtttaaaatgTGTCTTTTTTTTCTTCAGATAATTTCCTTTATATAAGTTGTTAACTCTTTTGCCCCACCACAAGCATTTTCTTACTGGgatcaaaataatcaaatattttttttctgtttgcaacttgtatttataacttttgttaataaattaaataaaaatattttttctaaaaaaaaaaaaaattgcagttcaaattttgaaaacatttgaaaaattcacAAACAAGCTTCAAAAGTTCAAAcgtaacaatacaatttttattattttgttatattttaaaaatataaattgtagaaatttgaaagttgaaacatgccgctatttcttaaattatctCAAGGATTCATGATCCTtatcattaaatacaatatatattgtagtttaagtagattttatattttttaaaaaggtttacaattaatatttaattattggtataatttctaaatattttattaaccattttaacaaatataaattgtttataaatatatatataatatatgaatagataaaatataacaaatatttattataaaactatttttaatattataataatattacacaatgaCAATTTATTAAGTGACATTCATACCGAAGGTTTTgcaaacataaatcataattattaaaaatatatatttattataaatgtgtacacCTATAATTAACACCTATAATTAAATTccttaattataactaatttggCTTTCATGGAAAACACATTTAAAAGgaacattaacaaataataatagaggAATTTATAGATTAGTTAAGTTGAAAACATGTTTTCATTATGTTGAAttgactattattaattttctaaatcacaagaaaaaataaaataaggtagGCATAAATTTCCCGTGTATCCATAATAAAATCTTAGCTAATACTATACCAAggttaattgaaaatatattatactacttaacTAAACTAGAGATCACAATATGTAAGTGTATAAAATCAATTGAGtacccttttttttatttctttttaagtaATACATTAAGCAATTtgcatacattaaaaatacgttctaaaaaatatattaaattcgaTTGTTTTcgactatgtatatatataaatatacttgagCTTACAAAGTCTATTAtcaagaatacaatttatttctatacaaaatgtaatggaataataaagtagaaatattttttgttagtttttattCAGTTAAATCCAAGGAATATGAATTCTGGTCAGTAATTAACTGCAATCTATCTTCTTTTGTAGTCTTTTTTGTTGGAAGAACCTTACGTTTTCTTCTGTTTGTCACACCCAACTCTTCATCCATCATGCGAACAATTTGAGCAGAGTCAGAGAAATCAATTGGTGCTATTGATATGTCTCTTACTGCTCGGAACTTACCACAATTGTTTAGATGTTCATTTTCTAAGCGGAAGAAATTCCATACAAATCgtctgtaaacaaaaaaattgattgataCACAATACAGTGcggatattttataaaatttgattctTTACCTAAAGACTTCAAGTGGTGATACTAAATGATTAGCCGTTTCAGTAGTTAAAATACCATGACTTGTAAGTAAGTATTGTGGAACCCATAATAATCTAATTACGAGGTCTTCAATAAttgcgaaataataataaccctaaaaaaaataatagtaaaatattaaaataattttttttaattttacaatattgcaaTAAGAGGTGAATGTCAtaacttaaatgtatttaaaagaaaaaaaaacatacttaaatattaaaaataaaatagaaattatctCACTGTATTATCATATACAATCTCTTCTCTTAAGAATGTATATTCTCCAGAATTGTTATTGAATAAACCCCAGTCCATTTTTACATCCCAGGTGTATGTATAAATTGAACTTATCACAGAACATATgatccaaaaaaaaaagaacggaTTGTCATAACTACTTGCATAGTtatctataacaaaataacaatattatcattcatctGAGCATAGCTTTAAGAACTAAACATACAGTTGAAAAgatttattactttttgtttGTTTCAACAATGTTCTtgcaaacacaacaaaaaatgttgttgaatACTTCCCGGCATTAGCTAAATGTGGAAATGATTCACCAGTATCCCTGTAACGTCTAATACATTGAGCAAACCGAATCCAAGCAGGAATACAATTGActatcatttttgaaataaaatattcttcaacattaaatttaacctctaaaattattaaaatacacaattaaCACAGACCAAAAGGTGTAAATATTGTTCAATCCaagaacaatatatttaatatagattttgcCTAACCTGAAGTTTGATAccaattgttattgtaaatgtaaaagCAAACCAAATAGTGAGCATCGAGCAGAACAGTTACCAAACTATTCAATTGATCTGCGAGCCAAAAGTCAGCAAATCCAACATAATAAAATGGAGCACAAGCCATTCGCcactaaaatcaaatttttagactttccaataataaaaaaacaacatataattaatatacataaaattaacttactaCTATACGTAACAGCCAAAATCTTGCTTCAAAGTAAAATATCTTAATTGGGTTAATCATGAGcagtgtaaataaaattattaaggacAATGGATTTATATATGCAGGTATACTCAGAGCATCAGAGTATAAATAACCTAAAATACTAAGAGCACACACAACACCAAGAATTCCTGCAATTTCAAACAGGTGTTGTTCAGTGACATGTTTTCTTGGATCCAATTCGAATATCAAAACATGATTAACACCAGAAGAACGCCATCCATAAACATTGATGCCCATCAAAAAAAGGAACTCTATTATAAGGAATGGTCCACGATATAAACGGAATGCTTGTTTAATGttggtatttttttcaaaagtagctacaacaaattaaatatttttaaaaataatttgtgtaattttttttatacttgtagTTACAATGTACACTTACCAGAAATGAAAATTGCAACTAGCAAAACAATAAGACATCCTAAGTATAATCCCACTTTAAAAGTGGTCCAAGGACTTTGTGTTTCACCCAGAGGTGGAACTCTAAGTCTTTTCATAGCTTTTTGACGATCACCAGATTCCAGATCGTGAGTAACAGTATGTTCAGTTTCATTAATTAAACGTAATATgtctttatttgtataaaaatgagATATTTCTACATGCTCTTGACGCCACTTTGCACCACTTTCTTTATTCATCAactaaaacataacattttttaaaatttaataattcagtaAGTTTTAAAgatgtctattaaaaataataaaatacagttaGCCACAGTAGTGAATCTGAAGCTTGAAAAAGATGGGTATAGGGggaaaaatcatttaatacaaatattaacattcTCTAGATTCcctacatttattaatttataaaatttttatttacaataatatttatttttattatattctaataaatataacttaggGTTCCCCCTAACCTAACCAGAATCTACTAATCCATATCTATACGATACTCAACATTAAATAtgtgcaataaaataaataatgtataagttatataacttaaatatgaatattatattattattattaattattatgtatataaagatttttgtttttggctATAAAATTATCGAGCtcttatttgttaaaatataactaaaaaagacaaaaaagtaattaaattagaagagggtacttaaattaatttaataattttaatcaatgtaTATTgatccatattattattcgttacaAAAACCTATGATAGTACCTATTAAGAATGTTATGtctaatacaatatgtaaatattatacttaatattaatagttaataataatgaatgtataaAACATGACACAAGACAGATAAACCAATCGAAGTTAAACAAAGAAGGCATTTTGATTGagtattataatggtttaaaagataaaatctAAGGACCGTTATTAAAGATACTGttacataatgtattttttttttgttcgtgtttttattcaattttttccaaaaaaaaaaaaacgaacaataagaacaattgatggtttataaattaaaataaataaaaataaaaaggcagATTAGACGTATTTAGACTTATTTTAGTACTTAAGAAAAAAGTGTAGAATTTAAAATGAgtgataaaagtatttaaatataattgtttactctggataaaaataattaatgttaagttattaaaattttaatagtttaatgtattaatatattttagtataaaaatctTTAGAgaacaaatgtaataaaaatttatttaatacaaaaaaatatgtgttttgaagatgaaataaaataattcaattaagtattgaggtttattatataatttaaaacttgaatGAGAGACACATAGCTGCATATATGgtatagttatgaaaatatttgtgaaTTATGCGGGTCTTCTTTGAAAAATAactacataacattttaattcttaaacctatcataataatttaaatatatacaataatttattatctttaggaaacaatgtattgattttacaaagtttaaatattcCAGCTATAAAAATGAGTTATATACGATTCCAGTATCAtatttcatcatataaattatattatcatatacaatacaataatagtattgaCAAAAAATGAAGTAATTGGAATTgtacaaatgtaattaattagtaGATTAATTTACTATTGACATACAAATTAGATTTGTGTACAAATAAAAGATTGGACagtaactaataagttatattgttagatataaaacaaatgtctaaaaaaaaaaatactgataaggccgaattccaataaaattaatttgtgttattCAAACATAGCaaggcaaataaaaaaaaataaccaacagaTTAAAATGTAGATTGTAAGATAGTACAATTTAAATGCTTCAAAAGCTAAATGATATGGTATAATTGGGTGTATACAAACTGATGGCAGGAAAAATATTGGAGATCACAGTTTATCAATTTAGTAggtaatagtaaattagtacCTATCAAGTTCTACAGGATGATACATTGATACTACATTCAAGtactataaataacaaatattttttcataggaATTAAACTATATgggtagtattatatattatgaattaaaaaagtcAAGTTAATATCTAACTaagacattatttataaaaatacaaaccttatcatgttttttcaaaatttttttaaaacctgtatagtttaaattttggtaattctgCAAAAGTATTAAGCTCAAATAAAACTCGCTGAAAGCTAATTTGAGCTCTTGCACTTTGCGTTGAGGTAAGTTCAGTTTATTGGAATCAGATTTTTTACCATAATCTTTCATTTTTACTGCAGTGGAAGAAAGCAAGTCAAGCTCATtctttaaagttgaaaatttacGCATTGCTTCGGCAAGTTTTTCTGAAAAATCACcacatagataaaaaaaaacaacccaaTGTCGATTTTTACTATTCAGCATTACAAACCAGAGTAGAAAACATTGATTTTAGCCAATTCCTTTTCGCAATACTGCAAAAAGAGTTCGTCGAATTGAATGAAACGGCGGTGCAGGTTTTCGGGGTCTGTGGACTCTATTGACGGGGCTTCTTCTACGATTTTGTATAGCATCTCTTTCATGTCCTAGATGAAATCAACAGTAAGATTAGTGTGAACCGGACGTTGTGCACTGGCCGGTGGGTTCTCAGTGTACATACCTCGTAGTTGATGTACTGTTTCCGCCATTCTGGCGTGATGTGAGCCTGGAGATGTTCTGCGAACTTCATTTCGGTGTAGACAATAAGAGCGTAGCTTGGGCGGGGCGTTGGGGCAGGAACCGGAGTCGACGTGAAgcgaatgaaaattaaaaatgaaaatagtaagAATGTAAACGAGAAAAAATGAGGAAAGAGAGgagaaaaaatgttaagtacCTAAGATCACAGAGTGTTCAAGTCATGTGTGTAAGTATATCGGAAGTACTAACAGTCGTAGTACGACCGATCGTGTGCAATGCCGCAATGCTCGACGGCTGTCGCGCCAGTCGATGACGGTGTATGGAGATAAGGAAAGGATTTTGAAGTGGTGATTTTTTTTCCGTACCGTCAGCGATAACCACGGCTGCCGCGCTGATTGCAATTATATTGTACTACAATGATAACCGTATGTTTCGCGTGCACGCGGTCGACGCGGACAGAGCGCTCGTGCGGACGAAACCGCAACCGCGATAACCGTCCGCGCTCCGCCGCCGCAACCGCCCACGGCGCAACCGAATGCGTCGCACGCGTGGCGCGTCCGGCGACGGCCGTTCTGTTTTTGTCGGCGGCGCGCTATCGTTGGCCGACCGTCGTCAAGCGTCGTCGTTTCCCGTCGGCCGTCGCTGTGTGCGCGTTGGTTTTCGCGTCCGTGGCCCGTGCGAGATAACCGCGAGTCGCCACTCGCGACAGTTTTGTTGCGCGCGCACAGTGGGGGGCCCATGTGACGTTTTGAATTATTTCcgtttttattttcgttcgCCGGGCCGCCGCGCGTCGAGGATTTTTGCGGAAGTCTACGCTGTCCGCGCTCGTCCGTCCGGGACCAGGAGATCTATATTTAATCGCATTCCAGCGGGACAAGTCACCGGACGCGTTTTTTCGCTGGACCGTTTGGCTTTGGCCTAGtttcaagaaaaaataacaacacgTATAGGTAGGTGGTATACAGCTCTATACAATATCGCacgaggtataataataaatcgtaaaaGGTCGACGACTTGGGcacgcgcgcgtgtgtgtgcgaCCGTTTATGCACCGGTGCAATCGTCTCGCGTTTGTTTATTGCCCGTGAAACGACGACGGCTACGGTGGTTCTCGTCGGGGTGTTATAAGCGCGCCAACACCGgaaatggaaaaaaatcattatctgTCCGGTTCGTACGACGGTCTGTCCGACGGCGACCGCGACCAGCACCACTACCAGCAGTACTTCAAGAGTTCGTTCGCCAAGTCGATGGCGCTCGAGACCACCAAGTCGCTGAACTTTGCCGACCTGGACTTGACCGGCGGCGGCAATGGCCGGTACAACACCGTCGGATCGCAGCGGCaggtaataattaagaaaaatcgTAAGGAAAAAAACTAGCGAAACCCATTTTCGTCGACTCGGTCGAGATTTCGATAATATCATCattttgtgtgtgtgcgtgtgtgccgAATAATATCGATGTATCACCACCATAGAGACCTCGTACTAAGTCATACTATGATCACCACCGCGGTAGTccttagtacctacattattagaATTACAGTAACGAGGCGTTTCTTTCCACGATATTGATTGACTTCACGTCGCCGCCGACCGGGTAAACACTAGTTacacggtaataatattattattatccacgTACGTGACGGACAGATGGGTTTTGCCCGAGGCGCGGTGCGATGTTTACCTGCTTTGACCGGTTGCTAGGGGGGATGGTGTTAATTGGAGCTCGGTAAACATTTTTcgtcattattgtattataggaGGTACCCAACGTTCCGTTTTGTTGCGTCgagaagaaaaattaattattcacgtGGATAAATGTTGTTGATGAGCTCGGTGGAAACGTGGTTTGGTAGTTTGGCACTACCAAtgctgatattaatttttttttcgttaaacgtcggttagtgaaaaaaattcaatttccgGTGGGCATATCCACTTACCGgcgtgtttattataattttttcgcGAGTCCCGTCCATCGGACGGAGAGGGGAGGTTGGTTTACAGGTTTACTCGTGTTACTTACGATCTCCGTGCGGTACAACAACTATCGTATTTATTTTGACCGTTATCGATATTATCACGATGTCGTCCTTGTGTTATAGAGTTATTGGTTAAGGttcatgatttattaaaaaaaatgtacattaaatttattcCGTCCCAAGTATTCGGTAATACCATTATGACGTAAAGTACACAACGATTCTCGTCGTTATAACttttaatcttaaataattagaaacgcataattctatttttatcaacgtattacgtaatgttttgttcaattttatatacccaccgaaatattattattgtcatcataTTTTACGACATTTCTTAATTACAATAAAGTTTAGGAAAATCTATTTTAGTATGTAGTCTTAATTATAGATAAGTAAATTAGAGGCCTTTGAAATGTGGTGTATCACAAAATGCTTGAGATTAcatctataatagtattaagtgGACTggaagaataataaaatatgaagccGTATTAACTAAAATGAAGGAAAACCGAGAATTGTGGTGCCGTATTAAAGTTAGACGAAGTTAGAAGAGACTAAAATGACACTTACTTACCTACTTCGCCATAATAGTCTAACCAA
This portion of the Acyrthosiphon pisum isolate AL4f chromosome A1, pea_aphid_22Mar2018_4r6ur, whole genome shotgun sequence genome encodes:
- the LOC100160255 gene encoding xenotropic and polytropic retrovirus receptor 1; translated protein: MKFAEHLQAHITPEWRKQYINYEDMKEMLYKIVEEAPSIESTDPENLHRRFIQFDELFLQYCEKELAKINVFYSEKLAEAMRKFSTLKNELDLLSSTAVKMKDYGKKSDSNKLNLPQRKVQELKLAFSEFYLSLILLQNYQNLNYTGFKKILKKHDKLMNKESGAKWRQEHVEISHFYTNKDILRLINETEHTVTHDLESGDRQKAMKRLRVPPLGETQSPWTTFKVGLYLGCLIVLLVAIFISATFEKNTNIKQAFRLYRGPFLIIEFLFLMGINVYGWRSSGVNHVLIFELDPRKHVTEQHLFEIAGILGVVCALSILGYLYSDALSIPAYINPLSLIILFTLLMINPIKIFYFEARFWLLRIVWRMACAPFYYVGFADFWLADQLNSLVTVLLDAHYLVCFYIYNNNWYQTSEVKFNVEEYFISKMIVNCIPAWIRFAQCIRRYRDTGESFPHLANAGKYSTTFFVVFARTLLKQTKNNYASSYDNPFFFFWIICSVISSIYTYTWDVKMDWGLFNNNSGEYTFLREEIVYDNTGYYYFAIIEDLVIRLLWVPQYLLTSHGILTTETANHLVSPLEVFRRFVWNFFRLENEHLNNCGKFRAVRDISIAPIDFSDSAQIVRMMDEELGVTNRRKRKVLPTKKTTKEDRLQLITDQNSYSLDLTE